One region of Natronorubrum aibiense genomic DNA includes:
- a CDS encoding pentapeptide repeat-containing protein, giving the protein MDRCGEIFQWSSKYNPLGRDLERTSGDVTAISFSRQKIRNHCCYRETIPGSDKCYWHTKKEKTQKELQQNLGDHDEPVGNAYISGEFKNLDLLVEFPEATFEDCTFKNVDFTGSLFPNAVFMDVELTDFKFDQCVLQGSKLDNVNDMKQGRSSLQQCDLRGTILSNVDFKGGNFEGSVFNVRSRLENSTELDGANFQNADLEEVKWQNIDLTKSDFTGANVQNANFSNSTLVQTIFSHANCLGADFSNADLEGAKFDQAYLVGSNFIGSEYHNAVLSDVQIDHTTEFDETSSYQREDAPPGKFENRSVRDLKALWTYRTLQNVFRENGMIEKSRQYYVKEKDLRREQYWRQFRNEATLLENQDDFLRISLEDRPKLKWLVFLFRALRAESSKWIIRFGEGIENLIISAILTIIGFGIVYPLTGLNTSTGEYRFKFPVELSDLLNVSWSPFLEGLLFSVLTFTPGNSGDITPIGFSQVLAIIEASLGTIFFALVVFVLGRRTTR; this is encoded by the coding sequence ATGGATCGATGCGGAGAAATCTTTCAGTGGTCATCTAAATACAATCCACTAGGACGAGACTTAGAAAGAACGTCTGGTGACGTAACTGCAATCTCTTTTTCGAGACAAAAGATTCGGAACCACTGTTGTTATAGAGAAACCATACCAGGAAGTGATAAGTGTTATTGGCACACAAAAAAGGAAAAAACTCAGAAGGAATTACAACAAAATCTGGGCGACCACGATGAGCCTGTTGGGAATGCCTATATTTCGGGTGAATTCAAAAATCTTGATCTTCTAGTAGAGTTTCCAGAAGCTACTTTTGAAGACTGCACATTCAAGAATGTTGATTTCACCGGGTCTCTTTTCCCGAATGCAGTTTTTATGGATGTTGAATTAACTGATTTCAAATTCGATCAATGTGTGCTACAGGGTTCAAAGTTAGATAATGTGAATGATATGAAACAAGGTAGAAGTAGTCTCCAACAATGTGACTTAAGAGGTACTATCCTATCTAATGTTGACTTTAAGGGGGGAAATTTTGAAGGATCCGTGTTTAATGTGAGATCTAGATTAGAGAACAGCACAGAGTTAGATGGTGCAAATTTTCAAAATGCGGATCTCGAGGAAGTAAAGTGGCAGAATATTGATCTAACTAAATCGGATTTCACAGGCGCGAACGTTCAAAATGCAAACTTCTCTAATAGTACTTTAGTTCAAACTATATTTAGCCATGCAAATTGCTTAGGTGCGGATTTTTCTAATGCGGATCTTGAGGGTGCGAAATTTGATCAAGCATACTTAGTTGGATCAAATTTTATTGGTTCCGAATACCATAATGCAGTATTATCTGATGTTCAAATTGATCATACTACAGAATTTGATGAAACGTCTTCGTATCAACGAGAAGATGCACCTCCCGGGAAATTCGAGAATAGATCCGTACGCGATCTCAAAGCTTTGTGGACATATAGGACGTTACAGAACGTATTTAGAGAGAACGGGATGATAGAAAAATCTAGACAATACTATGTGAAGGAGAAGGATTTGCGACGCGAGCAATACTGGCGACAATTTAGAAATGAAGCTACATTATTGGAAAATCAAGATGATTTTTTGCGGATTTCTCTTGAAGACCGACCTAAACTGAAATGGCTGGTGTTTCTATTCCGAGCACTTCGAGCAGAGTCATCTAAATGGATAATAAGATTTGGAGAAGGTATTGAAAACTTAATCATATCTGCAATACTAACCATAATTGGATTCGGTATTGTTTATCCATTAACTGGTCTGAATACTTCAACTGGCGAATATAGATTTAAGTTCCCTGTCGAATTGAGTGATCTTCTAAATGTCTCTTGGAGTCCTTTTCTTGAAGGGCTTCTTTTTAGTGTTCTAACTTTTACACCAGGTAATAGTGGTGATATTACTCCTATAGGATTCTCCCAAGTATTGGCAATCATAGAAGCTTCACTTGGAACAATTTTCTTCGCTCTAGTGGTCTTTGTATTAGGTCGTCGTACCACACGGTAG
- a CDS encoding restriction endonuclease, whose translation MVPPSFHNWISSHDHATLEKVVQDILEYEEWDTTRTKATGDGGHDVILNRGRREVIVEVVNREGVGPGEIREIAGAASEHNVSETAVTAVSFTKGALETADKIERNSDTTIDLWDAECLYNKLIGTTLEDFRDRYPTN comes from the coding sequence ATGGTTCCACCATCGTTTCATAACTGGATATCGAGTCATGATCACGCTACACTCGAAAAGGTAGTACAAGATATCCTCGAATACGAAGAGTGGGACACAACTCGAACGAAAGCGACAGGAGACGGTGGTCATGATGTTATTTTGAATCGAGGAAGGAGAGAGGTGATTGTTGAAGTAGTTAATCGAGAGGGTGTTGGACCGGGTGAAATCCGTGAAATCGCAGGCGCTGCATCTGAACACAATGTATCAGAAACAGCTGTAACTGCAGTCTCCTTCACAAAGGGTGCGTTAGAAACGGCAGACAAAATTGAGCGAAATAGCGACACCACCATTGATCTCTGGGATGCAGAGTGTCTTTACAATAAACTGATCGGGACAACACTTGAGGACTTCAGGGACAGGTATCCCACGAATTAG
- a CDS encoding HFX_2341 family transcriptional regulator, translated as MQTHIVPVGFDYDRLIAPLVRDQIDVDSVILLEGAVGSEANVEYSRRLSKKLETDFRNLLGASTERFVLADVYDYDAAFEQAYELITTELDDGNEVWVNIAAMPRTVSFAFANAAHSLMVERQDDREHIHTYYTAPEKYLETELAEELREQITLLESFRDAGEIDDERIDARLKSAQELLAEFDERGTTIGAKEIDGKHIVELPVASFSNVKPFEELILYKLGEDGEFNSVSELAEALARELNEEYTDSFRSKVIYNVDRLGPGGKGYIEREEHGKSYRTRLSRIGELWVRAHSDSGLEQ; from the coding sequence ATGCAAACCCACATCGTCCCGGTCGGGTTCGACTACGACCGGCTGATCGCCCCACTGGTTCGCGATCAGATCGACGTCGATAGCGTCATTTTGCTCGAGGGTGCCGTCGGCAGCGAGGCCAACGTCGAGTACTCGCGTCGGCTCTCGAAGAAACTCGAGACGGACTTTCGGAACTTACTGGGGGCGAGTACGGAACGGTTCGTGCTGGCGGACGTGTACGACTACGACGCCGCCTTCGAGCAGGCCTACGAACTCATCACCACGGAACTCGACGACGGAAACGAGGTCTGGGTCAACATCGCTGCGATGCCGCGAACCGTCAGTTTCGCCTTTGCGAACGCTGCCCACTCGCTGATGGTCGAACGTCAGGACGACCGCGAGCATATCCACACCTACTACACCGCCCCCGAGAAGTACCTCGAGACGGAACTCGCCGAGGAACTGCGCGAGCAGATCACGCTGCTTGAGTCGTTTCGCGACGCGGGCGAGATCGACGACGAACGGATCGACGCTCGCCTCAAGAGCGCACAGGAGTTACTCGCTGAGTTCGACGAGCGCGGAACGACCATCGGCGCGAAGGAGATCGACGGCAAGCACATCGTCGAGCTCCCGGTGGCCTCGTTTTCGAACGTCAAACCCTTCGAGGAACTCATTCTCTACAAACTCGGCGAGGACGGCGAGTTCAACTCGGTCTCGGAACTCGCCGAAGCGCTCGCTCGCGAACTGAACGAGGAGTACACTGACAGCTTTCGCTCGAAAGTCATCTACAACGTGGATCGGCTCGGCCCCGGCGGTAAAGGCTACATCGAACGCGAAGAACACGGGAAATCCTACCGAACGCGTCTTTCGCGCATCGGCGAGTTGTGGGTCCGGGCTCACTCCGATAGCGGCCTCGAGCAGTAA
- a CDS encoding zinc-binding dehydrogenase, translated as MKAFVMDGIGETRITEKEPPEPGPADAILKPTKGLICTSDCHTVHGAIGDRENLTLGHEVVGVVEEVGDSVSDFESGDRVAVGAITPDWNSKAAQDGHSSQSNGALGGWKFANVKDGTFAEYAHVNDADGNLAHIPDDVSDHEALYTTDMMSTGFAAAENADIPVGGTVAVFAQGPVGLMATKGAELQGAGEIIAVETVDKRQEIARTYGADHVVDFQEVDPIEAIMDHTDDEGVDAAIEALGTDQTFQDCIKAVKPGGTVSNVGYHGEGEFRHIPREEWGVGMAEIDIVTDLCPGGRLRIERLLRLLENDRVDPTEMTTHEFEFDEIEEAFEMMDKKEDGIIKPLIHFE; from the coding sequence ATGAAAGCATTTGTCATGGATGGGATCGGCGAGACGAGAATTACAGAGAAGGAGCCGCCGGAACCGGGACCGGCGGATGCGATCCTCAAGCCAACGAAGGGGCTGATCTGCACCTCGGACTGCCACACCGTCCACGGGGCGATCGGTGATCGCGAGAACCTCACGCTGGGCCACGAGGTTGTTGGCGTCGTCGAGGAGGTCGGCGACTCGGTGAGCGACTTCGAGTCCGGCGACCGCGTCGCTGTTGGCGCGATCACGCCCGACTGGAATTCGAAAGCCGCACAGGACGGCCATTCCTCGCAGTCGAACGGGGCGCTTGGCGGCTGGAAGTTCGCAAACGTCAAAGACGGGACGTTCGCTGAGTACGCCCACGTCAACGACGCCGACGGGAACCTGGCACACATTCCAGACGACGTCAGCGATCACGAGGCACTGTACACGACGGACATGATGTCGACCGGGTTCGCCGCGGCCGAAAACGCCGACATTCCGGTCGGTGGAACCGTCGCCGTCTTCGCCCAGGGACCGGTCGGGCTGATGGCGACGAAGGGGGCCGAGTTACAGGGCGCTGGCGAGATCATCGCCGTCGAGACGGTCGACAAGCGTCAGGAAATCGCCCGAACCTACGGTGCTGACCACGTCGTCGACTTCCAGGAGGTCGATCCGATTGAGGCGATCATGGACCACACCGACGACGAGGGCGTCGACGCCGCCATCGAAGCGCTCGGCACCGATCAGACCTTTCAGGACTGCATCAAGGCCGTCAAGCCTGGCGGGACCGTCTCGAATGTCGGCTACCACGGGGAGGGCGAGTTCCGTCACATCCCTCGAGAAGAGTGGGGCGTCGGGATGGCCGAGATCGACATCGTCACCGATCTCTGTCCCGGCGGCCGGCTCCGTATCGAACGACTGCTGCGACTGCTGGAGAACGACCGGGTCGATCCGACCGAGATGACGACCCACGAGTTCGAGTTCGACGAGATCGAGGAAGCCTTCGAGATGATGGACAAGAAAGAAGACGGGATCATCAAGCCGCTCATCCACTTCGAGTGA